A single Pygocentrus nattereri isolate fPygNat1 chromosome 28, fPygNat1.pri, whole genome shotgun sequence DNA region contains:
- the LOC108442923 gene encoding formin-like protein 20, protein MSLMEEKKAKEQHKGKKRKEGKNIHTAGPAREAGSRLMSRERLPLIGSSRTTERSTHPRPTEGGNKKRARPSLNAVFQDRMAPWEGSSHSDSFFTSIPPPPPAPPPPPAPPPPISSTDPPSPPPQPIRDTQPESGKSAPVKRKILPPRWPPKPPRLPPLRQVTNLSFSRSFTFSFFELPFHQSARSRAEQLKDLVALLKQIQY, encoded by the exons ATGAGTCTGATGgaagagaaaaaagcaaaagaacaacacaaaggcaaaaaaagaaaagagggcaaAAATATCCACACTGCTGGTCCAGCCAGAGAG GCCGGCAGCAGGTTGATGTCAAGAGAAAGGCTTCCTCTTATAGGATCTTCCAGAACTACAG AGAGATCCACTCATCCGCGTCCCACTGAGGGTGGGAATAAGAAGCGTGCCCGCCCCTCTCTCAATGCTGTTTTCCAAGACAGAATGGCACCCTGGGAAGGCTCCTCCCACTCTGATTCCTTTTTCACCAGCattccacctcctcctcctgcacCACCACCTCCCCCTGCACCACCTCCACCAATCTCATCAACTGACCCTCCGTCACCTCCaccacagccaatcagagacacGCAGCCTGAAAGTGGCAAAAGTGCTCCAGTGAAACGAAAGATCCTTCCACCCCGATGGCCCCCCAAACCCCCACGTCTGCCTCCGTTACGACAAGTCACAAATCTCAGTTTTTCAAgaagttttacattttcattttttgaactgCCTTTTCATCAGTCAGCACGAAGtcgagcagagcagctcaaaGATCTTGTAGCGCTGCTGAAGCAGATACAGTACTGA
- the LOC108442922 gene encoding fibrinogen silencer-binding protein, which yields MKMLTTMTYRMPNFTLEQKLYLLQKIHSVVDAVQDFRKDTNTTVYRNAVWAELAKAFNEAFPNRPPSSVSSLKTLWKRLKVECRVALQRRQEQQAAGMPLTALTQVQREVMALVPNLISNLEDLDGDGSYSSVTNSSPGPVTGGTNGNETEDLDQNDELESKELIAIDVGLASPIEHPQNSGTSPGPAPSSPSHQFHTHSASRAASLCSSLFYPTQSRAGSGLGSGSRGLTFDPPRRVSAAAPHISPPAENSFAFADARVLDSAGWEARRQEVLEQEHQQTMSLLLLQQCVWEEKRRAARQKEKAARAKKRYYQAKLRKLGGEVQLSSSDSDEEHLQT from the exons atgaaGATGCTCACCACCATGACATACCGGATGCCCAACTTCACACTGGAGCAGAAGCTCTACCTCCTGCAGAAAATCCACAGCGTGGTGGATGCTGTGCAGGATTTCCGCAAGGACACCAACACCACTGTGTACCGCAACGCTGTGTGGGCTGAACTGGCGAAGGCCTTCAACGAGGCCTTCCCCAACCGGCCGCCGAGCAGTGTGAGCTCCCTTAAGACGCTGTGGAAGAGGCTGAAGGTGGAGTGCCGTGTAGCGCTGCAGAGGCGTCAGGAACAGCAGGCAGCCGGAATGCCGCTCACTGCCCTCACACAG GTGCAGCGGGAGGTGATGGCTCTGGTGCCAAACCTGATCTCCAACTTGGAGGACTTGGATGGAGATGGCAGCTACAGCTCAGTCACAAACAGCTCGCCTGGTCCTG TGACTGGAGGCACCAATGGAAATGAGACAGAAGATTTGGACCAAAATGAT GAACTTGAGAGTAAAGAGCTCATAGCCATCGATGTTGGCTTGGCCTCGCCTATCGAACACCCACAGAACTCTGGGACATCTCCTGGCCCTGCCCCCTCCTCCCCATCGCATCAGTTCCACACCCATTCCGCTTCCAGGGCTGCCTCCCTTTGCTCCTCCCTCTTCTACCCGACCCAGTCCAGAGCTGGCTCAGGTTTAGGGTCTGGGTCAAGGGGCTTGACCTTTGACCCCCCACGCAGAGTGTCAGCAGCAGCGCCTCATATCTCGCCGCCAGCAGAGAACTCGTTTGCGTTTGCAGACGCTCGTGTTCTTGACTCGGCAGGCTGGGAGGCGCGCAGACAGGAGGTGCTGGAGCAGGAGCACCAGCAGACCATGAGCCTTCTTctactgcagcagtgtgtgtgggaggagaagaggagagcagccagacagaaggagaaagcAGCGCGGGCCAAGAAACGCTACTACCAGGCCAAACTGCGCAAGCTGGGGGGTGAAGTGCAGCTCTCCAGCAGCGACAGCGATGAGGAGCATCTCCAGACATGA
- the wdr6 gene encoding WD repeat-containing protein 6, with translation MPQLNSTAVLESSALVAPVTALEFLGDDYLLTGEGPVLSIFSLRASPKQCMSLNVLHNYRIHGIRPKGQNKSDGNVPETPTRDDDVKLVVFGGKCLRLINVRTCGSGLEVAGPLMELQDWVLDVCWLKPGEANPLLGVTLAHNAALLLEPQSGKALTRSSCVEVCLLYSALLIGPSWETSVLVGGTVFNQLVLWRPGGAGANSQAQVERRLLGHKGVIFSLCYLQSSGWLASASDDRSVRVWHVGRVGGDGGCGEESPTCLRVLYGHQARVFCVRLSPGQVYSAGEDGACLLWEWEGDGRVGRMLKGHRSGGIRALAVSKGSVGEGSRWVATGGADGGVRLWNVIDQSSETTALENQKDLGFRGRGSPKVVRSVGGHDSVLVCTDQGEVFLHQDGLWEAIWNGGPEFRSYCIMEVAYIQLQNSSTDKGLWVCALGNLNGGVQVFPLNHSGAGLFLQAGEGKIHSLQWVEGCGVWGFSWCLLVSGSEGLVYRWMVQVEEDETGPVLMMEKMKPFMLPPCAKRWLTAAVVMPSGKDASWVCGDRRGSLLLYREMVKGIQVEEKIDEERADGNIRLENNMNDVSIPISPISTLFGIHGKRGVTSVSEHQGVFYSTGRDGCVRVLTVKGDSLNVRRIQRACKGMEWLEKVLFLDSDGLHHEKHKTNDEESEKQEERLAESMPEDGQVEREESDGGKDTLTEEAKVKEKWPESKQNGDTARESVSEASFIMVGFHSIQFVLWDPLRREKLFSAACGGGHRSWAYICPSNVQTHLSNHTVGQGTLIFIKQGAVMASHSLTSSATEVRGHILREGLHGRGLSCVHHLGSVSKPGVSSEAWEVLIIGGEDTTVTVLAIKPEQDIVKVLAVIADHISNVRTLAAVPGGATEDQKSDRWTDPSSSFSTLVFSAGGRAQLQCCHLLIGWEEQFNWPGCQVTQIAGHRLDEQWERRRNRHKTVKMDPETRYMSMAVLHDGTDVVFLALACSDGAVRLFTLAKDSKKIELLWETFYHQRCVLSVASYSLEDLHGKQHVLLFSGATDGAVALWDLTTVLDSKSKDSWDGPSTPCFSVLFHQSGVNTLVISEHHEDIIILASGGDDGQLSVMKIRVEFSQPETGSVCPQVLSHWSVPLAHSAPLTALSALSSTQLVSTSPDQRVCVWRLCDDGLHHQGAMFSHTADASGVWAWRREGPESESGAYVVVCGQGLQLLKLTEREKEHGKETRARQKEEERLKVVFSDCFVRV, from the exons ATGCCACAGTTAAACAGCACGGCTGTCCTGGAGAGCAGTGCGCTTGTGGCACCTGTGACAGCGCTGGAGTTCCTTGGAGATGACTACCTGTTGACAG GTGAAGGACCAGTCCTATCTATCTTTTCTCTCCGTGCCTCGCCCAAACAGTGCATGTCACTTAATGTTCTCCATAATTACCGCATCCATGGCATACGGCCCAAGGGGCAAAATAAAAGTGATGGAAATGTTCCTGAGACACCAACTCGGGATGACGATGTGAAGTTGGTCGTTTTTGGCGGAAAATGTTTGCGCCTTATCAACGTCAGGACATGTGGCTCTGGTTTGGAGGTGGCAGGCCCTCTCATGGAGCTCCAAGACTGGGTGTTGGATGTTTGTTGGTTGAAGCCGGGAGAGGCCAACCCATTACTGGGCGTAACTCTAGCTCATAATGCAGCATTGCTTCTCGAGCCGCAATCTGGCAAGGCCCTGACCCGCAGTTCCTGTGTAGAGGTGTGCCTTCTTTACTCTGCGCTTCTGATTGGACCAAGCTGGGAAACCTCAGTGCTAGTGGGGGGAACTGTTTTCAATCAGCTGGTGCTATGGAGGCCTGGAGGAGCCGGAGCGAACAGCCAGGCTCAGGTCGAGAGGCGTCTGCTGGGCCATAAAGGTGTGATCTTCAGCCTGTGCTACCTTCAGAGCTCTGGATGGCTAGCTTCAGCCTCAGACGACCGCAGTGTTCGTGTGTGGCATGTTGGCAGGGTGGGTGGAGATGGAGGGTGTGGAGAAGAATCGCCTACATGCTTGAGGGTGCTTTATGGTCACCAGGCCCGGGTGTTCTGTGTAAGGCTCTCACCTGGTCAGGTGTACAGCGCCGGGGAGGATGGGGCTTGCCTTTTGTGGGAATGGGAAGGGGATGGCAGAGTTGGGCGAATGTTAAAAGGTCACAGGTCAGGTGGCATCAGGGCATTGGCTGTCAGTAAAGGCAGCGTGGGTGAAGGAAGTAGATGGGTGGCTACTGGAGGTGCTGATGGAGGGGTACGGCTGTGGAATGTAATAGACCAGAGTAGTGAAACAACAGCACTTGAGAACCAAAAGGATTTGGGGTTTCGCGGGCGAGGTTCTCCCAAGGTGGTACGCTCAGTAGGAGGTCATGATTCTGTTCTTGTCTGCACAGATCAAGGCGAAGTGTTTTTGCATCAAGATGGATTGTGGGAGGCAATTTGGAATGGTGGTCCGGAATTCCGGTCCTATTGCATAATGGAAGTAGCATACATCCAATTGCAAAATTCCTCTACTGATAAAGGTTTGTGGGTGTGTGCTCTGGGCAATCTTAACGGAGGTGTCCAGGTGTTTCCTCTAAACCATTCTGGTGCAGGTTTGTTCTTGCAAGCAGGTGAGGGGAAGATCCACTCTTTACAGTGGGTGGAAGGGTGTGGTGTCTGGGGTTTTAGTTGGTGCCTCTTGGTTTCTGGCTCAGAAGGGCTTGTCTATAGATGGATGGTACAGGTGGAAGAGGATGAAACGGGACCAGTTTTGATGATGGAGAAGATGAAACCATTTATGCTGCCACCTTGTGCTAAACGATGGTTGACTGCTGCAGTTGTGATGCCAAGTGGAAAGGATGCATCATGGGTGTGTGGAGATCGCCGGGGCTCACTGTTGCTCTACAGAGAGATGGTGAAAGGTATTCAGGTTGAGGAGAAAATAGATGAAGAAAGAGCTGATGGGAACATAAGGCTGGAGAACAATATGAATGACGTAAGTATTCCCATCTCCCCAATCAGCACACTGTTTGGCATCCATGGAAAGCGAGGTGTTACAAGTGTGTCTGAGCATCAGGGTGTTTTTTACAGCACTGGCCGGGATGGGTGTGTGCGTGTTCTGACTGTAAAGGGGGACTCTTTAAATGTGCGCCGCATCCAGCGAGCTTGCAAAGGGATGGAGTGGCTGGAAAAGGTTCTGTTTCTTGATTCTGATGGACTACACCATGAAAAGCATAAAACTAACGATGAAGAAAGTGAGAAACAGGAGGAGAGATTAGCAGAAAGCATGCCGGAGGATGGACAagttgaaagagaagaaagtgatgGAGGTAAAGATACATTGACTGAAGAAGCCAAAGTAAAGGAGAAGTGGCCAGAGAGTAAGCAAAATGGGGATACTGCAAGAGAAAGTGTCTCGGAGGCCTCTTTTATTATGGTTGGCTTCCATTCCATCCAGTTTGTTTTATGGGATCCACTGAGACGAGAAAAGCTTTTTTCAGCAGCTTGTGGAGGAGGCCACAGGTCATGGGCTTATATCTGCCCTTCCAATGTTCAAACACACCTGTCAAACCATACAGTTGGACAAGGTACCCTGATCTTCATCAAGCAAGGGGCTGTCATGGCATCACATTCTTTAACTTCTTCAGCAACTGAAGTTAGAGGCCATATCCTGAGAGAGGGGCTCCACGGCCGAGGTTTGAGCTGTGTGCACCACCTCGGAAGCGTTTCCAAGCCTGGAGTTTCTTCTGAAGCTTGGGAGGTGCTTATTATAGGTGGTGAAGACACCACAGTGACTGTGCTTGCAATCAAACCTGAGCAGGACATAGTGAAAGTTCTTGCCGTTATAGCTGACCACATCTCCAATGTTCGGACCCTGGCTGCAGTCCCAGGAGGAGCGACGGAAGACCAAAAAAGCGACAGGTGGACAGACCCATCTTCCTCTTTCTCCACACTGGTGTTCTCTGCTGGGGGCCGAGCTCAACTGCAGTGCTGCCACCTCCTGATTGGCTGGGAGGAGCAGTTCAACTGGCCTGGCTGTCAGGTGACTCAGATCGCTGGTCACCGATTGGACGAGCAGTGGGAGAGGAGACGGAATCGGCATAAGACAGTGAAAATGGACCCTGAGACAAG ATACATGTCAATGGCAGTGTTGCATGATGGCACAGACGTGGTCTTCTTGGCACTCGCCTGCAGTGATGGTGCAGTAAG gCTTTTCACTTTGGCAAAGGACAGTAAAAAGATTGAGTTGCTGTGGGAGACTTTTTACCATCAGCGATGTGTGCTCAGTGTCGCCTCCTATAGCTTGGAGGACCTACATGGCAAACA GCATGTGTTGTTGTTCAGTGGGGCTACAGATGGTGCTGTAGCTCTGTGGGATCTGACTACAGTGTTGGACAGTAAATCCAAGGACAGCTGGGACG GTCCATCTACTCCTTGCTTCTCTGTCCTCTTCCATCAGAGTGGAGTCAACACCCTCGTAATATCAGAACATCATGAGGACATTATCATTTTGGCTAGTGGTGGAGATGATGGACAGTTATCGGTGATGAAGATCAGAGTAGAGTTCAGTCAACCAGAGACAGGAAGTGTATGTCCACAGGTGCTTTCCCATTGGTCAGTTCCATTAGCACACTCTGCCCCTCTGACTGCTCTGAGTGCTCTAAGTTCAACACAGCTGGTGTCCACCTCCCCAGACcagcgtgtttgtgtgtggcgTTTGTGTGATGATGGACTTCACCACCAGGGAGCGATGTTCTCACACACCGCAGATGCTTCAGGTGTGTGGGCGTGGCGCAGAGAGGGGCCAGAATCAGAGAGCGGGGCCTATGTTGTGGTTTGTGGGCAGGGCTTGCAACTCTTGAAGttaacagaaagagaaaaggaacatGGAAAAGAAACAAGAgcaagacaaaaagaagaagaaagactgAAGGTGGTGTTTTCCGATTGTTTTGTCCGAGTATGA